In Propionispora hippei DSM 15287, a genomic segment contains:
- a CDS encoding methyl-accepting chemotaxis protein produces MKRITIRMQLIGIFSLAIALLVALVSGIMYQFEAATDNYKDMLSGTVERTINLQKSKSDFHAGLSGLRGFLGYNDETLAVTAMDEFGKSVKQVKEFAAAATATNTKREGEKLAAMLTSYVEEINAVINAKKRNDPSFTALLDSAKQKTAVIDSQFEAVSKAQDIVLHERVQEQNERQAVVFKLVIGFSILGILLLVALIIWYSRSLARRLHNLGNEVKAVSLLDLSTQDRKAVRNDEIGDMANAVITMKGALREIVGKVRQDADVLAASSEELTAAVEEQLQNSEVISRTINEISTGSSQNTSSITEISAVVEEVTAGAEEMSASAAEVNRTTGNAVEDAKAGMNLIGKVVTQNETIGKAMQEITTVSSFLAEGSARIQEIITVIGSIAGQTNLLALNAAIEAARAGEAGKGFAVVAEEVRKLAEQSAEATRHIGEIIKKMTGDVSHSVNLVKRANEEVATGKIAAADAAEGFTTIVNKLEAAQSGIAQIANAVEETAHGMQSIVANVQSVSAVAEETSAGTETVASAATQQNFKLQGVSASAEDLAKMAVELNQIISKFKV; encoded by the coding sequence ATGAAACGGATCACAATAAGAATGCAGTTAATCGGAATATTTAGTCTGGCCATTGCACTGTTAGTCGCACTGGTAAGCGGTATTATGTATCAGTTTGAAGCGGCTACGGACAACTACAAGGACATGCTGTCCGGTACGGTGGAACGAACTATAAACTTGCAGAAATCGAAGTCGGATTTTCACGCCGGGCTGAGTGGGTTGCGGGGCTTTCTGGGCTATAACGACGAGACACTGGCCGTTACCGCAATGGATGAGTTTGGCAAGAGTGTAAAGCAGGTAAAAGAGTTTGCGGCGGCAGCTACTGCGACGAACACCAAACGGGAGGGCGAAAAGCTGGCGGCTATGCTTACGTCCTATGTAGAAGAAATTAACGCAGTCATTAACGCCAAAAAGCGCAACGATCCTTCCTTTACGGCACTGCTGGATTCGGCCAAGCAAAAAACAGCGGTTATTGATTCCCAGTTTGAAGCGGTGTCCAAAGCGCAGGACATCGTGCTGCATGAGCGGGTTCAGGAACAGAATGAACGGCAGGCTGTCGTGTTTAAGCTGGTCATTGGGTTCAGCATACTTGGCATTCTTCTGTTGGTTGCACTGATCATCTGGTACAGCCGGTCTCTTGCCAGAAGACTCCACAATCTGGGGAATGAGGTCAAAGCCGTAAGCCTGCTGGACTTGAGTACCCAGGATCGGAAAGCTGTACGCAATGATGAGATCGGTGATATGGCTAATGCCGTTATTACCATGAAAGGCGCCTTGCGGGAAATCGTCGGCAAGGTCAGACAAGATGCCGATGTTCTGGCTGCTTCCAGTGAGGAGTTGACGGCGGCGGTAGAAGAGCAGCTGCAAAACTCGGAAGTCATATCCCGTACAATCAATGAGATTTCAACCGGGTCCAGTCAAAATACCAGCAGCATTACCGAGATATCCGCAGTTGTTGAGGAAGTAACTGCCGGAGCCGAAGAAATGAGTGCCAGCGCGGCAGAAGTCAACCGTACCACGGGCAACGCGGTAGAGGACGCGAAGGCAGGGATGAACTTAATCGGAAAAGTTGTGACGCAGAACGAAACAATTGGGAAGGCTATGCAGGAAATTACCACCGTATCCAGTTTCTTGGCAGAGGGCTCAGCCCGGATACAGGAAATTATCACCGTTATCGGCAGTATTGCCGGACAGACTAACTTGCTTGCTTTGAACGCAGCGATTGAAGCCGCCCGCGCCGGTGAGGCCGGTAAAGGCTTTGCGGTAGTGGCCGAAGAAGTCAGGAAACTGGCCGAACAGAGTGCGGAAGCAACGCGGCATATTGGAGAAATCATTAAAAAGATGACCGGCGATGTTTCTCATTCGGTTAACCTGGTCAAACGGGCCAATGAGGAAGTGGCGACAGGCAAGATTGCCGCAGCCGATGCGGCAGAGGGTTTTACGACCATTGTGAACAAATTGGAGGCCGCTCAATCGGGCATAGCGCAGATTGCCAATGCTGTTGAGGAAACGGCGCATGGAATGCAATCCATTGTCGCTAATGTGCAGAGTGTCAGTGCGGTGGCCGAGGAAACCAGTGCCGGCACCGAGACGGTAGCCAGTGCCGCAACCCAACAAAACTTCAAGCTGCAGGGTGTTTCGGCAAGCGCCGAGGATTTGGCCAAAATGGCGGTTGAGTTGAATCAGATTATCAGTAAATTCAAAGTCTGA
- a CDS encoding CheW domain-containing protein, which yields MSNNRIVVFRLGNQQYGTISAAVGGMTSQVQDVQALRSNCIPVMKIQTELTDSNSQQALLLNSHGLQVALLVDEVIKVDDLKGTEPLQEPAGIFRIWRISE from the coding sequence ATGAGCAACAACCGGATTGTAGTATTTCGCTTAGGCAATCAGCAATATGGAACGATTAGCGCCGCCGTTGGTGGAATGACAAGCCAGGTGCAGGATGTCCAGGCTTTACGGTCAAATTGCATCCCGGTGATGAAAATACAGACGGAACTTACTGACTCTAATAGCCAGCAGGCTTTGCTGCTGAATTCTCACGGACTGCAAGTGGCACTACTGGTGGATGAGGTTATTAAAGTAGACGATTTAAAGGGAACCGAGCCATTGCAGGAACCGGCTGGAATCTTTCGCATCTGGCGCATCAGCGAATAA
- a CDS encoding phospholipase D family nuclease — MQKNLKKYGVSACLIVFVFAAGFIAGCNKQQLANVSGKAAEHAKVVIPAAFAGVHTVPSVGSTEVAFSPEGGITPMIVKELGQAKKSIQVQAYSFTSQEIIQALIDAKKRGVDVKIIIDKSNVSDDDKESSRSKKEKELLDSIVANGIGLKIDSDFQIAHSKIMIIDGVDVITGSFNFTHSAEHNNAENCLVIHGNKDLAVLYTQNWQWRWSETENYKKS; from the coding sequence ATGCAAAAGAATCTTAAAAAATATGGAGTATCGGCTTGTTTAATTGTCTTTGTCTTCGCTGCCGGTTTTATCGCCGGCTGCAACAAACAGCAACTCGCCAATGTTTCCGGTAAAGCAGCCGAACACGCGAAAGTAGTCATACCAGCGGCCTTCGCCGGCGTACATACCGTTCCCTCGGTTGGCAGTACGGAAGTTGCCTTCTCACCCGAAGGCGGCATTACCCCGATGATTGTGAAAGAACTTGGCCAAGCAAAAAAGAGCATTCAGGTCCAGGCCTACAGCTTTACCTCGCAGGAAATTATCCAGGCACTCATTGACGCGAAAAAGCGCGGCGTAGACGTAAAAATTATCATTGATAAGAGCAATGTAAGCGATGACGACAAAGAAAGCTCCCGCAGCAAAAAAGAAAAAGAATTGCTGGATTCCATCGTTGCTAACGGCATTGGTCTGAAGATTGATTCGGATTTTCAGATTGCCCACAGCAAAATAATGATTATCGACGGCGTCGATGTCATTACCGGCAGCTTTAACTTCACCCATTCGGCCGAGCACAACAACGCGGAAAACTGCCTGGTCATCCACGGTAACAAAGACCTGGCTGTCCTGTACACGCAAAACTGGCAATGGCGCTGGAGTGAAACCGAAAACTATAAGAAGTCTTAA
- the tadA gene encoding tRNA adenosine(34) deaminase TadA translates to MMDDNYYMGLALLEACQAYSLGEIPIGAVLVVGGEVIARAHNMRETWNDATAHAEVIVIREACQRLGRWRLTGATIYVTIEPCPMCAGALVMSRVDRLVYGSSDYKAGAVESIFNVVQHDALNHRLEVTAGVRAQECSALMKDFFRERRKQ, encoded by the coding sequence ATGATGGATGATAACTACTATATGGGACTGGCCTTGCTTGAGGCCTGCCAGGCGTACTCGTTGGGGGAGATCCCGATTGGCGCTGTGCTGGTGGTTGGTGGTGAAGTGATTGCCAGGGCGCATAATATGCGCGAAACCTGGAATGATGCCACCGCCCATGCCGAAGTTATTGTTATCCGGGAAGCCTGTCAGAGGCTTGGCAGGTGGCGTTTGACGGGAGCAACGATTTATGTTACTATAGAACCGTGTCCGATGTGCGCCGGAGCGCTGGTGATGAGCCGTGTTGACCGGCTGGTATACGGAAGTTCGGATTATAAGGCCGGAGCCGTTGAATCCATCTTTAATGTCGTACAGCATGATGCGCTAAATCACCGGCTGGAAGTAACGGCAGGTGTGCGGGCGCAGGAATGTTCCGCGCTGATGAAAGACTTCTTTCGGGAGCGCCGGAAGCAGTAA